The following are from one region of the Fusarium keratoplasticum isolate Fu6.1 chromosome 4, whole genome shotgun sequence genome:
- a CDS encoding 60S ribosomal protein L2, with amino-acid sequence MGRVIRNQRKGRGSIFTANTRLNKAPAKFRNLDYAERHGYLRGVVREIVHDAGRGAPLAKVVFRHPYRFKQVTETFIANEGMYTGQFIYAGKKAALTVGNVLPLGEMPEGTVVSNVEEKIGDRGTLGRTSGNYITIVGHNPDEGKTRIKLPSGAKKVVHSKSRGMIGIVAGGGRTDKPLLKASRAKHKFAVKRNSWPKTRGVAMNPVDHPHGGGNHQHIGKASTISRYAAQGQKAGLIAARRTGLLRGTQKTKE; translated from the exons ATGGGTAGAGTCATTCGCAACCAGCGCAAGGGTCGTGGATCCATTTTCA CGGCCAACACGCGCCTGAACAAGGCTCCCGCCAAGTTCCGCAACCTCGACTACGCCGAGCGCCATGGCTACCTCCGAGGTGTCGTCCGCGAGATCGTTCACGATGCTG GTCGAGGTGCTCCCCTCGCCAAGGTCGTGTTCCGCCACCCCTACCGATTCAAGCAGGTCACCGAGACcttcatcgccaacgaggGCATGTACACCGGCCAGTTCATCTACGCCGGAAAGAAGGCTGCCCTGACCGTCGGCAACGTCCTTCCCCTCGGTGAGATGCCTGAGGGTACCGTCGTCTCGAacgtcgaggagaagattgGCGACCGTGGTACTCTCGGCCGCACCTCCGGCAACTACATCACCATTGTCGGCCACAACCCCGATGAGGGCAAGACCCGCATCAAGCTCCCCTCCGGTGCCAAGAAGGTTGTCCACTCCAAGTCCCGAGGAATGATCGGTAttgttgctggtggtggccgaACCGACAAGCCCCTCCTGA AGGCTTCTCGTGCCAAGCACAAGTTCGCTGTCAAGCGCAACAGCTGGCCCAAGACCCGTGGTGTTGCCATGAACCCCGTCGACCATCCCCACGGTGGT GGTAACCACCAACATATTGGTAAGGCTTCTACCATCTCCCGATACGCCGCCCAGGGTCAGAAGGCCGGTCTTATCGCTGCCCGGAGGACGGGTCTTCTCCGTGGTACCCAGAAGACGAAGGAGTAA
- a CDS encoding Adenosine kinase produces the protein MMVISIELNACLPFLSFNSTVTNTLNTNCFLPPTETMLARPSTARLPSLVCRTWARRLSGVAPTRTPTTTLAPRRLDLNPTKTINPSIRLKLFPSRAASTPSSFVFTRQLNTMAPVKEFSLLCLENPLLDIQAVGDQALLDKYGLKANDAILAEEKHIPLYEDLLNNYDAKLIAGGAAQNSARGAQYILPPNSVVYIGGAGDDKYSAILHDAVKAAGLRVEYRVDPKEKTGRCGAIITGHNRSLCTDLGAANHYDVDHLKQPEIWKLVENAEVYYVGGFHFTVCPPAIMELAKQAAEHNKIFVLSLSAPFIPQFFKEVVDASAPYWDYIIGNETEAAAYAESHGLPSKEPKDVVKHLANLPKENTKRKRVAIVTQGTDPTLVAIQGEEGIKEFPVHAIETEKINDTNGAGDAFAGGLLAGILEGKSLETSIDLGQWLARLSIQELGPSYPFPKQTYQGA, from the exons ATGATGGTGATCTCGATTGAATTGAATGCTTGTCTACCTTTCCTATCTTTCAACTCCACAGTTACAAACACTCTCAACACCAATTGCTTTCTGCCACCAACCGAGACAATGCTCGCGAGACCATCCACAGCCCGTCTTCCCTCCCTCGTCTGCCGCACGTGGGCTCGCCGCCTCTCAGGCGTCGCTCCCACTCggacgccgacgacgacgctggCCCCACGTCGACTGGACCTGAACcccaccaagaccatcaacccCTCCATCCGTCTCAAACTCTTCCCTTCGAGAGCTGCATCTACACCATCATCTTTTGTATTTACTAGACAATTGAACACCATGGCCCCCGTTAAAGAGTTTTCCCTCCTCTGCCTGGAGAACCCTCTCCTCG ACATCCAGGCCGTCGGTGACCAGGCCCTGCTCGACAAGTACggcctcaaggccaacgatgccatcctcgccgaggagaagcacATCCCTCTCTATGAggacctcctcaacaactACGATGCCAAGCTCATCGCCGGCGGTGCTGCCCAGAACAGCGCCCGAGGTGCCCAGTACATCCTCCCTCCCAACAGCGTCGTCTACATCGGCGGTGCCGGCGACGACAAGTACTCTGCCATCCTCCACgacgccgtcaaggccgCTGGCCTCCGTGTCGAGTACCGCGTCGACCCCAAGGAGAAGACTGGCCGCTGcggcgccatcatcactGGCCACAACCGAAGCCTGTGCACCGACCTCGGTGCTGCCAACCACTACGACGTGGACCACCTGAAGCAGCCCGAGATTTGGAAGCTCGTCGAGAACGCCGAGGTGTACTACGTCGGTGGCTTCCACTTCACTG TCTGCCCccccgccatcatggagcTTGCCAAGCAGGCTGCTGAGCACAACAAGATCTTtgtcctctccctctctgccCCCTTCATCCCCCAGTTCTTCaaggaggttgttgatgccagCGCCCCCTACTGGGACTACATCATCGGTAACGAGACCGAGGCCGCTGCTTACGCCGAGTCCCACGGCCTGCCCAgcaaggagcccaaggacgTCGTCAAGCACCTTGCCAACCTCCCCAAGGAGAACACCAAGCGAAAGCGAGTTGCCATTGTCACTCAGGGCACTGATCCTACCCTTGTTGCCATccagggcgaggagggtATCAAGGAGTTCCCCGTCCACGCCATCGAGACCGAGAAGATCAACGACACCAACGGTGCCGGTGACGCCTTTGCCGGTGGTCTCCTTGCCGGTATCCTCGAGGGCAAGTCCCTTGAGACCAGCATCGACCTCGGCCAGTGGCTCGCCCGTCTCAGCATCCAGGAGCTTGGACCTTC ATACCCCTTCCCCAAGCAGACCTACCAGGGTGCTTAA